A single genomic interval of Adhaeribacter pallidiroseus harbors:
- a CDS encoding mechanosensitive ion channel family protein, with protein MIGALLSPALFPVTAQAQLNAIKSESSADTAAAEPDWPADTLGRRTPRYAVQGFIEAIADEDYAKAALYLNLNRKQRKQGEQLAHTLQRLLDHGGKINPYSLINDSYSGNMDDNLGPDLERVGSVSANGETFDLYLEKTTDKAGGPIWLFSSQTVQRIPTEIAQTEPPLADKVMPAVLVKNKWGGVPIGHWIAMLLMALLSYALAWGLIHALQFVLFISWRRAKEEPIAGIIKAFTLPLQLYGALWLFFQFSQRAGISIIVRQKFSVITVIAGLLVFLLLLWRLIDVLGRFLERRMIRYQHQAGLSAVLFLRRGAKLAVIIFGVIGVLSTLGFDVTTGLAALGVGGLALALGAQKTVENFVGSVTLIADQPIRVGDFCKVGDTVGTVETIGMRSTRIRTNDRTVVTIPNGDFSSQRIENYAHRDRIWFHPTFGVRCDTSPDQLRYLLVELRAILYAHPKIDPESARVRLVGIGDSSFNLEVFSYVLTSDFNEFLEVQEDLLLRMMDVVEASGSGLAFPSQTIYLGRDAGKSKEKTQAAEQKVKEWRQAHDLPLPKFSPERIQSLRNTIPYPAENGNS; from the coding sequence TTGATTGGTGCGCTTCTGAGCCCGGCCCTTTTTCCGGTAACGGCCCAGGCTCAGTTGAATGCTATTAAATCGGAATCCAGCGCCGATACCGCCGCCGCGGAACCCGACTGGCCCGCCGATACCTTGGGTCGGCGCACGCCCCGGTACGCGGTGCAAGGGTTTATCGAAGCCATTGCCGACGAAGACTACGCGAAAGCCGCTCTATATTTAAATCTCAACCGCAAACAACGCAAGCAAGGCGAACAACTGGCACATACCCTGCAACGCCTCCTGGATCACGGTGGCAAAATCAATCCGTATTCCTTAATCAACGATTCGTATTCCGGCAACATGGACGATAATCTGGGCCCGGATTTAGAACGGGTGGGTTCTGTTTCGGCCAACGGCGAAACGTTTGACCTCTACCTGGAAAAAACCACCGATAAAGCCGGTGGCCCCATCTGGTTGTTTTCGTCGCAAACCGTGCAACGCATCCCTACCGAGATTGCGCAAACCGAGCCACCCCTCGCCGACAAGGTAATGCCAGCTGTATTGGTTAAAAATAAATGGGGCGGCGTACCCATTGGGCACTGGATAGCCATGTTACTGATGGCGCTGCTGAGTTATGCCCTGGCCTGGGGACTGATTCATGCTTTGCAATTTGTATTATTCATTTCCTGGCGGAGGGCCAAAGAAGAACCGATTGCGGGTATTATTAAAGCTTTTACCTTACCCCTGCAGTTATACGGGGCCTTGTGGCTGTTCTTTCAGTTCAGCCAGCGGGCGGGTATATCTATTATTGTGCGGCAGAAATTCAGCGTTATTACGGTTATTGCGGGCTTATTGGTATTTCTGCTGTTGCTGTGGCGCCTGATTGATGTGTTAGGCCGGTTTTTAGAACGGCGCATGATCCGGTACCAGCACCAGGCGGGGCTTTCGGCGGTATTGTTCTTGCGGCGGGGCGCCAAACTGGCCGTCATTATTTTTGGTGTGATTGGCGTGTTAAGTACTTTAGGATTTGATGTTACCACGGGTTTAGCTGCCCTGGGCGTTGGTGGTTTGGCTTTGGCCTTGGGGGCCCAAAAAACCGTTGAAAACTTTGTGGGCAGCGTTACTTTAATTGCCGACCAGCCCATCCGGGTAGGTGATTTTTGCAAGGTGGGCGATACCGTAGGCACCGTGGAAACCATTGGCATGCGCTCCACCCGTATCCGCACCAACGACCGCACCGTAGTTACCATTCCCAACGGCGATTTCTCGTCGCAACGCATTGAAAATTACGCGCACCGCGACCGCATCTGGTTTCATCCTACTTTTGGCGTGCGCTGCGACACCAGCCCCGACCAACTCCGGTATTTGCTGGTAGAGCTTCGGGCCATTTTGTATGCCCACCCGAAGATCGACCCGGAATCGGCGCGGGTACGTTTGGTGGGCATTGGTGATTCTTCCTTTAATCTGGAAGTATTCTCGTACGTGCTCACCAGCGACTTTAATGAGTTTTTAGAAGTGCAGGAAGATTTGCTGCTCCGGATGATGGACGTAGTAGAAGCCAGTGGTTCGGGTTTAGCTTTCCCGTCGCAAACAATTTACTTGGGCCGCGATGCGGGCAAATCAAAAGAAAAAACGCAAGCCGCCGAACAAAAAGTAAAAGAATGGCGCCAAGCCCACGATTTGCCTTTACCCAAGTTCAGCCCGGAGCGTATCCAAAGTTTGCGCAATACCATTCCGTATCCCGCCGAAAACGGCAATAGTTAA
- a CDS encoding cupin domain-containing protein: MTAADYVACLQLQPHPEGGYYQETYRSADNIPHNSLPPRFAQSTTGDRSFATAIYFLLPAGEFSAFHQIKSDEGWHFYAGGSMLIHVLHPSGRYEQIKLGPNLPQGENFQAVVPAGAWFASEPAPGTAFALVGCTVAPGFDFADFQMARAQTLLPLCPEQSELITRLCRL, encoded by the coding sequence ATGACCGCTGCGGATTACGTTGCTTGTTTACAATTACAACCGCATCCGGAAGGCGGCTATTACCAGGAAACTTACCGCTCCGCCGATAATATCCCGCACAATAGTTTACCCCCACGTTTCGCGCAATCCACCACCGGCGACCGTAGTTTTGCCACCGCAATTTACTTTTTGTTACCCGCCGGGGAGTTTTCGGCGTTTCACCAGATTAAAAGCGACGAAGGCTGGCATTTTTACGCGGGCGGATCTATGCTGATTCATGTGCTTCACCCTAGTGGCCGGTACGAGCAAATAAAGCTAGGTCCCAATCTGCCGCAAGGCGAAAATTTTCAGGCGGTAGTACCGGCCGGAGCCTGGTTTGCCTCCGAGCCCGCACCCGGAACGGCTTTTGCCCTGGTGGGCTGTACCGTTGCGCCCGGCTTTGATTTTGCGGATTTCCAAATGGCCCGCGCCCAAACGCTTTTGCCCCTTTGCCCGGAGCAAAGCGAACTAATTACCCGCTTGTGCCGGCTGTGA
- a CDS encoding class I SAM-dependent DNA methyltransferase, with translation MTTNILIDKIWKFCDTLRDDGLSYTEYLEQLTYLLFLKMADEKSDKYNLPEDCNWASLKDRSKIEIGGFYEDILYSLSQGGGMLGKIFAGAKNKIHDSSKLSKLVNLIDSENWTNQELDIKGEIYESLLQKNAESSGAGQYFTPRPVIRAMVDCIQPKPKETIADPSCGTGGFFLGALQYLKPFISTIEESSFLKFKTFHGWEIEKSTARLCLMNLFLHGIGDLKETPDIEVTDSLKRKKGQVEEDEKVDIVLANPPFGVSSSDIPTNDEKQSLKEGYFLRKDFWVTTGNKQLAFLQHIVTMLKDSGRAAVVLPDNVLFEGGAGETIRKKLLEETDLHTILRLPTGIFYAQGVKANVLFFDKGRKTKKIWYYDYRTNIRHTPKKNPLRSEHLSDFVNHYLPDNHDNRVETWNSETENGRWRKYSYEEIIKRDKTNLDIIWLKDDNLIDLENLPEPDILIDEIIENIESALASFRTIKESIN, from the coding sequence ATGACAACCAATATTTTAATAGATAAAATCTGGAAATTTTGTGATACTTTAAGAGATGATGGTTTAAGTTATACTGAATACTTAGAACAATTAACTTATCTTCTATTTCTAAAAATGGCAGATGAAAAATCTGACAAATATAATTTACCAGAAGATTGCAACTGGGCTTCCCTAAAAGACAGAAGTAAAATTGAAATAGGAGGCTTTTACGAAGATATTCTTTATTCCCTTTCTCAAGGTGGAGGCATGTTAGGGAAAATTTTTGCAGGTGCAAAGAATAAAATTCATGACTCATCTAAATTAAGTAAATTAGTAAATTTAATTGATTCAGAAAATTGGACTAACCAAGAATTAGATATCAAAGGAGAAATTTATGAATCTCTACTTCAAAAGAATGCAGAAAGTAGCGGTGCAGGTCAATATTTCACACCACGTCCTGTAATTAGAGCTATGGTTGATTGTATTCAACCAAAACCCAAAGAAACCATTGCAGACCCATCATGTGGTACAGGGGGCTTTTTTCTTGGTGCTTTACAATACTTGAAGCCTTTTATTTCAACAATTGAAGAGTCAAGCTTCTTAAAATTTAAAACCTTTCATGGTTGGGAGATAGAAAAATCTACAGCTCGGTTATGTTTAATGAATCTTTTCCTTCATGGAATTGGAGACTTAAAGGAAACTCCTGATATAGAGGTAACAGATAGCTTAAAAAGAAAGAAGGGGCAGGTTGAGGAAGATGAAAAAGTAGATATAGTTTTAGCTAATCCACCGTTTGGTGTTAGTAGTAGTGATATTCCTACTAATGACGAAAAACAATCATTAAAAGAAGGCTACTTTTTAAGAAAAGATTTTTGGGTAACTACTGGGAATAAACAATTAGCATTTTTACAACATATTGTAACAATGCTTAAAGATAGTGGCCGAGCAGCAGTAGTACTTCCAGACAATGTATTATTTGAAGGAGGTGCAGGTGAAACTATCCGAAAAAAACTTCTGGAAGAAACAGATTTACATACCATATTAAGACTTCCAACTGGAATCTTTTATGCTCAAGGAGTAAAAGCAAATGTACTCTTCTTTGATAAGGGTAGAAAAACAAAAAAAATATGGTACTACGATTATCGTACAAATATTAGACATACTCCCAAAAAGAATCCATTACGATCCGAACACTTAAGTGATTTTGTAAATCATTATCTGCCAGACAATCATGATAATCGAGTCGAAACCTGGAACTCTGAAACTGAAAATGGACGCTGGAGGAAGTATAGTTATGAAGAAATAATAAAAAGAGATAAAACGAACTTGGATATTATATGGCTTAAAGATGATAATCTGATCGATTTAGAAAATTTACCAGAGCCAGATATTTTGATAGATGAAATTATTGAAAACATAGAAAGCGCCTTAGCTAGCTTTAGAACAATTAAAGAAAGTATTAACTAA
- a CDS encoding AAA family ATPase, which produces MRIDKVHIKSKFKNLDDFEIEFDSNAMETVLVGLNATGKSNFMEALIIIFRDLELKREPQFGKKKEALEYYIKYNCRNKNIEAEFSKGNGYVFKIDGERIKSKTTFFNKRAEYLPKHIFFYYSGISDRVKELYSEHEKKYYQEIIKTDAKPENFNEIRPIFLVQNIHASFALIAFYMFREREQETIDFLKDELRIHDFGSALFILKEPSWARQGNKVDSLWGAKGLVKSLMIDILGFSLAPIATYERVHTNYKKTEKQSRLYLFINSKEKFKELIKNKYDDDKVRLFNALESLHLSDLMQDVKINVLKENVDGELSMNEMSEGEKQLLTVLGLLKFTKDDESLILLDEPDTHLNPHWKWKYLDYLDKVVKRPENTQIIFCTHDPLLFGSMDKSQVRIFNYDSEQGKTVVREPAISPKEMSVEKILTSDLFGLPSIMNKELEDKLNEKRYLQAKMISNDISKEDRKRFEALKEYLDEIGFYDITADSRYNQFLKLTSKHKEFAYRSFSKEEKEKLDRIAKEVIDEIKKVIQMRYIDLERIKSKIKKIKFTDVSKKHLEPLLFNDPKTGEQYINWEDVEKKHLENIKSLSVSEKKEYISKNSDWNILQKIMMEEYGNKCWYSEAPIGNGELEIDHFRPKNRARQDDEKSIINKDNGYWWLAYNFKNFRLSGALANKRRRDRLKENSEVEGKGDIFPLDLDNGKIAEDECSTFCEKPLLLDPIIASDVGLLTFDEGGTIYANPLIKNDFDKKRVETSIILYHLNLDQLETARQQVWSECSGVIEDAFLYYTQSDSEEAIKLALKTCAETINRRINPKADYSSVAKACLNLYRKREGYCEIIELLNL; this is translated from the coding sequence ATGAGAATAGACAAAGTCCATATTAAAAGTAAATTTAAGAATCTCGACGATTTTGAAATAGAATTTGATTCCAACGCAATGGAGACGGTTCTTGTTGGCTTAAATGCTACAGGAAAATCAAATTTCATGGAAGCACTAATCATTATTTTTAGAGATTTGGAATTAAAAAGGGAGCCTCAGTTTGGTAAGAAGAAAGAGGCGCTCGAATATTATATAAAATACAATTGTAGAAATAAAAATATTGAAGCAGAGTTCTCCAAGGGAAATGGTTATGTATTTAAAATAGACGGAGAAAGAATAAAAAGTAAAACTACTTTTTTTAATAAAAGGGCAGAATATCTACCAAAGCACATCTTCTTTTATTATTCTGGTATTAGCGATAGAGTCAAAGAACTTTACTCCGAACACGAAAAAAAATACTACCAAGAAATAATTAAAACTGATGCGAAACCAGAAAATTTTAATGAAATCAGACCTATATTTCTTGTTCAAAATATTCATGCCAGCTTTGCATTGATTGCCTTTTACATGTTTAGAGAAAGAGAGCAAGAAACAATTGATTTTTTAAAAGATGAGTTAAGAATTCATGATTTTGGTTCGGCACTTTTTATCTTGAAAGAGCCCTCATGGGCAAGACAAGGAAATAAAGTAGATAGCTTATGGGGCGCAAAAGGCCTTGTTAAATCTTTAATGATAGATATTCTAGGTTTTAGTCTTGCTCCTATAGCAACCTATGAGAGAGTTCATACTAACTATAAAAAGACTGAAAAGCAGAGCAGGCTATATCTGTTTATAAATTCAAAAGAAAAATTTAAAGAACTCATTAAGAATAAGTATGATGATGATAAAGTACGGCTCTTTAATGCACTAGAAAGTCTTCATTTATCAGATTTAATGCAAGATGTAAAAATAAATGTGCTCAAAGAAAATGTTGATGGGGAACTATCAATGAATGAAATGAGTGAAGGTGAAAAACAACTATTAACTGTTTTAGGTTTATTAAAATTTACAAAAGATGATGAATCCTTAATTCTTCTAGATGAGCCAGATACTCATTTAAATCCGCATTGGAAATGGAAATATTTAGATTACCTTGATAAAGTAGTTAAACGCCCAGAAAACACTCAAATAATTTTCTGCACTCATGATCCTCTACTTTTTGGAAGTATGGACAAATCTCAAGTGAGAATTTTCAATTACGATTCTGAACAAGGGAAAACAGTTGTTCGGGAACCTGCAATAAGTCCAAAAGAAATGAGTGTTGAAAAAATATTAACAAGTGATTTATTTGGACTGCCTTCAATAATGAACAAGGAGCTTGAAGACAAACTAAATGAAAAAAGATATCTACAGGCTAAAATGATTTCCAATGACATTTCTAAAGAGGATAGAAAAAGATTTGAAGCTTTAAAAGAATATTTGGACGAAATAGGATTTTATGACATAACAGCAGATAGCCGCTATAATCAATTTCTAAAATTAACCAGCAAACACAAAGAATTTGCATATAGATCTTTTTCTAAAGAAGAGAAAGAAAAGCTAGATCGAATTGCAAAGGAAGTTATAGATGAAATAAAAAAAGTAATCCAAATGAGATATATTGATCTGGAGAGGATAAAATCAAAAATCAAAAAAATAAAGTTTACAGATGTTAGTAAGAAACATCTTGAACCTCTGTTGTTTAACGATCCAAAAACAGGAGAACAATATATAAATTGGGAGGATGTAGAAAAAAAGCACCTTGAAAATATTAAAAGTTTATCTGTTTCCGAAAAAAAGGAATATATCTCTAAAAACTCAGATTGGAATATTTTACAGAAAATAATGATGGAAGAATATGGCAATAAATGCTGGTATTCTGAAGCTCCTATAGGGAATGGTGAATTAGAGATTGATCATTTTAGACCTAAAAACAGGGCGAGACAAGATGATGAAAAAAGTATAATAAATAAAGATAACGGGTATTGGTGGTTAGCATATAATTTTAAAAATTTTAGGTTATCTGGGGCCTTAGCTAATAAGAGGCGGAGAGATAGGTTAAAGGAGAATTCAGAAGTTGAAGGGAAAGGGGATATATTTCCATTAGATTTAGATAATGGGAAAATTGCAGAAGATGAATGCTCAACCTTTTGCGAAAAGCCTTTACTTCTTGATCCAATTATTGCAAGTGATGTTGGTTTATTAACCTTTGATGAAGGAGGAACTATATATGCTAATCCACTTATAAAAAATGATTTTGATAAAAAGAGGGTAGAAACATCAATAATTTTATATCATCTAAATTTAGATCAACTGGAAACCGCAAGACAACAGGTATGGTCGGAATGTAGCGGAGTAATTGAAGATGCTTTTCTTTATTATACTCAATCAGATTCAGAAGAGGCAATAAAATTAGCATTAAAGACTTGTGCAGAAACAATAAATAGGAGAATAAACCCTAAAGCTGACTACTCCTCTGTAGCAAAGGCATGTCTCAATCTCTATAGAAAGCGTGAAGGATACTGCGAAATAATCGAATTGTTAAATTTATAA
- a CDS encoding restriction endonuclease subunit S: protein MEQKEQLNNLPKGWVWSNISELFIIIGGGTPSKKHAKYWGGDIKWASVKDIKSQFLTETIDKITNEGLNQSNTNLASIGDIILVTRIAPGQVSIAKEKITINQDLKILKLFGGIIPSFVYFLIKSNDQKFISRASGTTVKGLKVTDLNNIKLPLPPLKEQSRIIIKIEELFSEIDHATKNLQKAKYELDIYKQSILKSTFTGKLSEKWREENTSEMIDFEEFSDYNLPNNWKLETIENVSEFIGSGSTPKGGKNTYTELGIPFIRSQNVHVNKFIQNDLVYISEEINEKMKRTKTKPRDILLNITGASIGRCAYIPEDFILGNINQHVCIIRVNSDITDYKYLTFYLNSPDAQIKISQINSGATREALTLTQIKRFSFPLCNKEEQTKIVEMLETRFTLIENLETIINKSFKDIELFKHTTLKKAFEGKLVNQDPLEESANTLIQKIKIEKSEYLKTKNEAKNQSPQRKNL, encoded by the coding sequence ATGGAGCAAAAGGAACAATTAAATAATTTACCTAAAGGTTGGGTATGGTCAAATATTTCAGAGTTATTTATAATCATTGGAGGTGGAACACCTTCAAAAAAACACGCAAAGTATTGGGGAGGAGATATTAAATGGGCCTCAGTTAAAGATATCAAATCACAATTTCTAACAGAAACAATTGATAAAATCACAAATGAGGGATTGAATCAAAGTAATACAAATCTTGCAAGTATTGGGGACATAATTTTAGTAACAAGAATAGCTCCGGGCCAAGTATCAATAGCAAAGGAAAAAATTACTATTAATCAGGATTTAAAAATCCTAAAGCTTTTCGGAGGAATAATCCCATCTTTTGTATATTTTTTAATTAAATCTAATGATCAAAAGTTTATTTCAAGGGCAAGTGGTACAACAGTAAAAGGTCTGAAAGTAACAGACCTTAACAATATTAAACTTCCATTACCTCCACTAAAAGAACAAAGTAGAATTATTATCAAAATAGAAGAACTTTTTAGTGAAATAGATCATGCTACTAAAAATCTACAAAAAGCGAAATATGAGTTAGATATTTATAAACAAAGTATACTTAAAAGTACATTTACAGGGAAGTTAAGTGAAAAATGGAGGGAGGAGAATACTTCTGAAATGATTGATTTCGAAGAATTTTCAGATTACAATCTCCCCAATAATTGGAAATTGGAAACAATTGAAAATGTTTCTGAATTTATTGGCTCAGGTTCTACCCCCAAAGGAGGCAAAAATACTTATACAGAATTGGGTATTCCATTTATAAGAAGTCAAAATGTTCATGTTAATAAATTTATACAGAATGACTTAGTATATATCTCTGAAGAAATAAATGAAAAGATGAAACGCACTAAAACAAAACCAAGAGATATATTATTAAATATCACTGGGGCTTCCATTGGTAGATGTGCATATATACCGGAGGACTTTATACTTGGCAATATCAATCAACATGTCTGCATTATTAGGGTAAACTCTGATATTACTGATTATAAATATTTAACATTTTATTTAAATTCCCCTGATGCTCAAATAAAAATAAGTCAAATAAATTCAGGAGCTACGCGCGAGGCATTAACTCTAACTCAAATAAAAAGATTTTCATTTCCACTATGCAATAAAGAAGAGCAAACCAAAATAGTTGAAATGCTAGAAACAAGATTTACTTTAATTGAGAATCTTGAAACGATAATAAATAAAAGTTTTAAAGATATTGAGTTATTTAAACACACAACTCTCAAAAAAGCCTTTGAAGGAAAATTAGTAAATCAAGACCCATTAGAAGAATCTGCAAATACTCTAATACAAAAAATAAAGATTGAGAAGAGTGAATATTTAAAAACGAAAAATGAGGCAAAAAATCAAAGCCCACAAAGGAAGAATTTATGA
- a CDS encoding nucleotidyl transferase AbiEii/AbiGii toxin family protein codes for MTDTNIIWIQTVANGLGDLKNEMVFVGGAVAELYAENPAASDIRPTIDVDCVIELSSRTAHAQLEENLRAKGFTNDTTPGAPICRWVYKGIIVDVMPTDEKVLGFSNKWYPEGIETKIVKTLPDETEIFVFSPAYYIAAKLEAHKNRGGKDLRQSHDFEDIIYILDNCPNILEDITNSSNTVKMYLKEEFTSLLNNKNLTEGVESALPYGTGEEATDIILELIQGIAEIE; via the coding sequence ATGACTGATACCAATATTATATGGATACAAACTGTAGCTAATGGATTGGGAGATTTAAAAAATGAGATGGTTTTTGTAGGAGGCGCCGTAGCTGAACTATATGCTGAAAATCCAGCCGCATCTGATATAAGACCCACAATTGATGTAGATTGTGTAATTGAATTAAGTTCTAGAACGGCTCATGCCCAACTGGAAGAAAATTTAAGAGCAAAGGGATTCACAAACGACACCACTCCGGGAGCCCCTATTTGCCGGTGGGTTTATAAGGGCATAATAGTAGATGTAATGCCCACCGACGAAAAAGTATTAGGTTTTAGTAACAAATGGTATCCAGAAGGAATTGAAACTAAAATAGTAAAAACATTGCCGGATGAAACAGAAATATTTGTATTTTCTCCAGCCTATTATATAGCTGCAAAGCTAGAAGCACATAAAAATAGAGGTGGCAAAGATTTAAGACAAAGCCATGATTTTGAAGACATTATATATATTTTAGATAACTGCCCAAATATTTTGGAAGACATTACCAATTCAAGTAACACAGTAAAAATGTATCTAAAGGAAGAATTTACAAGCTTATTAAATAATAAAAACCTAACAGAAGGAGTTGAAAGTGCTTTACCGTATGGGACAGGAGAAGAAGCAACTGATATTATTTTAGAATTAATACAGGGTATTGCAGAAATTGAATAA
- the hrpB gene encoding ATP-dependent helicase HrpB, with protein sequence MPFNPFTIDLLVREIIPSVKELLADRNTLIVQAPPGAGKSTLLPLALLDEPWLANQKIIMLEPRRLAARTIAERMAFLLGEEVGQTVGYRIRFENRTSAQTRIEVVTEGILTRMLHSDNALAGVGLVIFDEFHERSIHADVAMALSREAQRTKRSDLRLLVMSATLDMPTLSGLLQAEVVLSQGRQYPVETIYTGDLDESLLPDLTARTVQRALREQAGDVLVFLPGEGDIKKVEGLLRRQVAREIAIHPLFGMLPPHKQYAAIMPDRNGRRKIVLATSIAETSLTIEGVSVVVDTGFGKTSRFDPNSGLSRLETIRISKDAADQRAGRAGRLGPGTCYRLWTEATHTRLAPHRTPEILEADLASLVLDMASWGIMDINQLTWLSPPPKAALLQAQDTLHQLNALEHGRITEHGKKMHALPTHPRLAHMLLAAEESGQLTLATDIAAILEERDPLPREAGIDINLRIEALRRFRKENVGGKGLKKIEKIAAQYRRLFEIAPDNGSVDPYETGVQLAHCYPERIACARPGNNAQFQLANGKYAQAGHRDDLAHDPWLAVANLDARQGLGKIFLASPLNPKDLAPLVKKQETITWDPTDGELTASMDLRIGSIVLQRKPLPTPDDKHRPAAISEALKREGEELLNFSEAVTQWQNRVLSLRKWHPQEAWPDVSTPTLLATNWEWLRPALQAIEMPEDLAAIDLLPILQEFLDANMQARLEILAPAEFPLPDNTTMELQYFGNGAPPVLEIRLQDVLDWDEQSVIDAGEMPVELHLLTPDLKPLARITDLKQFWQEDYPLLRLDLRKQFPKIVWPEK encoded by the coding sequence TTGCCCTTCAACCCCTTCACCATCGACTTACTCGTTCGGGAAATAATCCCGAGCGTTAAAGAACTCCTCGCTGACCGCAACACGCTGATTGTACAAGCCCCGCCGGGAGCCGGTAAAAGTACCTTGTTGCCGCTGGCTTTGCTGGACGAACCCTGGCTGGCTAATCAGAAAATAATTATGCTGGAACCCCGGCGCTTAGCCGCCCGCACCATTGCCGAACGCATGGCCTTTTTGCTGGGCGAAGAAGTAGGGCAAACGGTGGGCTACCGCATCCGCTTCGAGAACCGTACTTCGGCGCAAACCCGCATCGAGGTAGTAACCGAAGGCATTCTTACCCGTATGTTGCATTCGGATAATGCACTGGCCGGCGTAGGGTTGGTGATTTTTGATGAATTTCACGAGCGTAGCATCCACGCCGATGTCGCCATGGCCCTGAGCCGCGAAGCCCAGCGCACCAAACGGTCCGATTTGCGTTTGCTCGTGATGTCCGCCACCTTGGATATGCCAACGCTGTCGGGTTTGCTCCAAGCCGAGGTGGTGCTGAGCCAGGGACGGCAATACCCGGTGGAAACTATTTACACCGGCGACCTGGATGAATCGCTGCTGCCCGACCTGACAGCCCGCACTGTGCAGCGCGCCCTTCGGGAACAAGCCGGCGACGTGCTGGTGTTTTTGCCCGGCGAAGGCGATATTAAAAAAGTAGAAGGCTTGCTGCGCCGTCAGGTTGCCCGCGAGATTGCGATTCATCCGTTGTTTGGCATGTTGCCGCCCCACAAGCAATACGCCGCCATTATGCCCGACCGCAACGGTAGGCGCAAAATAGTGCTGGCCACGAGCATTGCCGAAACCAGCTTAACCATCGAGGGCGTGTCGGTGGTAGTGGATACCGGCTTTGGTAAAACCAGTCGCTTTGATCCGAACTCCGGCTTGTCGCGCCTCGAAACCATCCGCATCAGCAAAGACGCCGCCGACCAACGCGCCGGTCGCGCCGGTCGCTTAGGTCCGGGGACCTGTTACCGCCTCTGGACCGAAGCGACTCACACCCGCCTGGCGCCGCACCGCACCCCCGAAATCCTGGAAGCCGATTTAGCTTCTTTGGTGCTGGATATGGCTTCGTGGGGTATTATGGATATCAACCAACTCACCTGGCTCAGTCCGCCGCCCAAAGCCGCCTTGCTGCAAGCCCAAGATACCCTGCACCAGCTCAATGCCCTGGAACACGGCCGCATTACCGAACACGGTAAAAAAATGCACGCGCTGCCCACGCACCCGCGCCTGGCCCACATGCTGCTGGCTGCCGAAGAGTCCGGGCAACTAACTTTGGCAACTGATATTGCCGCCATCCTGGAAGAGCGCGACCCGCTGCCCCGCGAGGCCGGGATTGATATTAATTTAAGAATTGAAGCCTTGCGCCGCTTCCGGAAAGAAAACGTGGGGGGCAAAGGTTTAAAGAAAATAGAGAAAATAGCCGCACAATACCGCCGGCTGTTCGAGATAGCGCCGGATAACGGTTCCGTCGATCCGTACGAAACCGGCGTGCAGTTGGCGCATTGCTACCCCGAGCGCATTGCCTGCGCCCGCCCCGGCAACAACGCGCAATTCCAGTTAGCCAACGGCAAGTACGCCCAGGCCGGCCACCGCGACGACCTAGCCCACGATCCCTGGCTGGCCGTGGCGAACCTGGACGCCCGGCAAGGTTTGGGTAAGATCTTCCTGGCCTCGCCGCTGAACCCCAAAGATTTGGCCCCGCTCGTGAAAAAACAAGAAACCATTACTTGGGACCCCACCGACGGCGAACTCACCGCTTCGATGGATTTGCGCATTGGCTCCATTGTGCTGCAACGCAAACCTTTACCTACCCCCGACGATAAACACCGCCCCGCCGCTATTTCGGAAGCGCTCAAACGCGAGGGTGAAGAGTTGTTAAACTTTTCGGAAGCTGTTACGCAATGGCAAAACCGGGTGTTGAGCTTACGGAAATGGCACCCCCAGGAAGCCTGGCCCGACGTGAGTACGCCCACTTTGCTGGCTACCAACTGGGAATGGCTGCGGCCAGCTTTACAAGCTATTGAAATGCCAGAAGATTTAGCTGCAATTGATTTATTGCCGATATTGCAAGAATTTTTAGATGCAAATATGCAGGCGCGTTTAGAAATATTAGCCCCGGCCGAGTTTCCCTTACCCGATAATACTACTATGGAATTGCAATACTTCGGGAACGGCGCCCCGCCAGTGCTGGAAATTCGGTTGCAGGATGTATTGGACTGGGACGAGCAATCAGTAATAGATGCCGGAGAGATGCCAGTAGAGTTGCACTTGCTTACGCCGGATTTAAAGCCACTGGCTAGGATTACAGATTTAAAACAATTTTGGCAGGAAGATTACCCATTATTAAGGCTTGATTTACGGAAGCAGTTTCCAAAGATAGTTTGGCCGGAGAAGTAG